ATCAATTTTTATCAAACTGTAATGCGATGAACCACTCCAAATATTTTTGATTTGGGGTGGTGAGCCAGCAATATAATGTTTTGATGATGAAGAAGAGCCGATATGAGTTGTGATGAGATTATCCTCAGCTGATTAATTCGATGTAGTTTTGATGTGAAAATCATTTCAAAATGTTATGAAGTTATATAATGTGCTTGTATCTATTTGTAATAACTTACCTCATCAGAGAATGAGTGGAACTGATGTAGCTAAACCCATTGCTAGTACTATTGCCAGGAACTGATATGGTCCAAGACTAATTGCCAATCCTCCTAGTAACGATCCTATAACTGAACCAAGTTCTCTAAAGATGAAATATGTTGATGTTCCAAAACCAGACCGGGCTTCAATATAAATGTTATACAATGTGGAATCTAGAAGCATGAAAATTGTTGATGTTGTCAAAATGTACAAAACCAAGTAGGTAACATTAGACACTAGGTTAAAGCCCATTACTAGTACTGCTAAGCGTAATAGAAATAGTGAAAAGGCAAGGAACCTACTTGAAAAATCTGTATTTCTTAGTAAAAAGCTGATTAGTGCTGATGCAACAGCAGCTACTCCATACACTTTCCACATATCTGTCAATATTATTTTAGACTTCAATACTAATGGTATTACCGTGAAGATGTAATCACCTACTGCTACAGCTCCTGCTGTGGTTATCAACACCCTTATTGATGATATATTCTCCGCGCTGTTCCAAACCTTCATAAACACATCTAAAGCTGTTTTCGGCTTATCTAAATAGAGTAGAGATGATGATGCCTTGATGTAGTGGCCTATTCTATCCAGCATCTTATTTAGCTTGTAGAATCTTCTCTCAAAAGACATTATTAGTGATGGCATTAAAAATCCAGATATTGCAGCACCTAGTAGAACAGCATGGAAAAGGTTTACAATTAATGTTGCACCAAACATTGATGCCATCATAAGTGTAGCCCCTCTTACAATATTGTTTGCAACTCTATTATACAAGGTCATTTTATTCCAAAAATCGCTATCGAAACTTTCTAGTATAGTTACATTTATAGCTAGATTTAGTGAGGCAATTGCAACAGCATGCAGTATATAGATTAGAAATCCAATAACATAATTTATGCTATTAAAAAAATATGCTATGACCGAAACACATATCAATGTAATTACGCAAAGCAATTTGTTATGACCATCATCTGCTAAAGAGCCTAGAAACTTGTTAGCAATAATATAAACAATACTCCAAGCAGCACTTAGAACCCCCATGTAAACCCCACTAACATTATTTAGTGTATAAGCTATGAACACAAAAAGTAGAGGATCCAACGCAGATAAAATGCCATATACAAAAGTTGATATGAAGTACCACATCATTTTAATAGCCCATATAGGTTATTCCACAATCAATAAATATAAAAAGACATTACACTCTTGAAACAATACAATATTGTGTTGCTTAACCCTAGATATCCTCTATATTCCTTCTTGCATAGAAGAACATGATTAACCTACCCACGAAAGACGCTATGAAAACAGCGTTCATTAGAAGTATGTTTAATGATGCAACTGTGGCGCCAAGCCTTGTCGCAATTCCTGCAAAAATATTTGTTAAAACTCCTAGCAAAGAGACCATGTATATCCTTTTCTCTCCACCTAAATAAATATTGTATATACCTGTTACCAAGTTAAATGCTGACCAGCTCGCACCAGAAAATATGTTTAGCAATATTTGACTCTCCATTGTTGATGAAACTAAAAACAATGCAGGCACGAGTGATATAGGGACTATGCTATAAACCATTGTATTTCTTCGTGAAATTCTATGCGAAATTTTTACTAAAATATAGTTTCCCACTGCATTAGCTAATGTACTAGCAATTGTGTTCAAGGAAATCCAATTTTCATTACCATTGAAAATCTTTATTATATAGAAATTCCATAGAGCACCCGGTATATTCACAAAAAATGTGAAAAGAGACATAAACAATATATAGCTTTTAATGGCTTTATGATTAAGCAATGCCTTGAATTCTTCAAATAGTGTGAACAAATCAATTGTTTTATTTTCTCTTCTGTTTAAGTCTCTCATTAAGAATAGGGCTGATGCAGATGCTATTGCTGTGGTAAAGGACGTTATGTACACCACTCTATACGCGTAAAACATTTCAATAGAGTTAAATAATGCTAGTGAAATAACAAGTGCTAGAACTGAGGATGTCAGGGTATAGAAGTTTACTCTGCCAAATACTTTAACAGATTCTTGAACAGGTATAATATCGCCAATTGTATCAACATATGCTAAACCCCCTACAGCACCTGAGAACTGAGCCACGGAAACAAACAAGTATATAATGTTCTTATTTATAGCATCTGAGAACCCTGTCAATGCCCAAAAAATGAGATTAACTGTTGCGCATGTTTTCCATATCAATACTCTTTGTGATCTATATCTATTTACAATAAAAGATCCCAACATATTTCCTAGGGATATCATTAAAAGATTTAGAAGAGTTAAATTACCCAATCTGTTAACATCAAAACCAAGAATTTTTATTGCATAAGCTTGGTAATATGTAATTGAAATTGTTGTTGAGAAACTGTATAGAATTGAGTGTATAACCCATATGTTGTAATACTTAATCCACTCTTTCTCCAACCCTAATAACCTTAACTAGTTATGTTGTTTTCCTAGTATGTGGCCTATGTCTTGATTTTAGCTTCTGGAATTAGATTTCTAATTTCCTTTTCCAATGTTTCTATAATCTTTCCAAGCTTTCGATAGTTAACGACTCTAAGTTCCACTATAAAAGTAGATGCATCACCACTAGATCCTGAATACATGATTTCAGGTTCCGTTGCCAGCTCCTCTTCAATGCTTTTAACAGCTTGAGCAATAGCGTTTTTTGCGTTATCAACATTATATGTTGTAGGTACCAATACCTGAACTCTTGTAACAAGGCCAAGTAATGTAAGTCTATTTGTTATAATGCTGTTCAATACTTTTACATATGGCACAAAAACTTTTTCTGATCTAGGTGTCTCACCCCAAAGACCAAGTGAATCAAAGTCTAAAACATGAATGTTCAGCCCCTCTATCTCTATCCAATCTCCTCTCCTCACAATGTTGCGATACCTTACATAAAGCTCTGCTCCTATATTTCTAAGCACATCATAAAACATGAAAACAACTGCTAATCCTATAACTAAAAGCAATACAGAAAAAACCTGTATCTCCGGAGCAATTATATTAGCAGCAATAATTGCTGCAACAAAATATAGAAGAAGCTTAAAAAGTTCAGAAATTCTCACAATATACTCTGCCTCAACAGTTTTAAAAAATAGCTGAAGTATTTTTGTCAAGAGCCTTGTAATTGCCCACACAACTATAATAACTATTGCTGCTGCAATTATTCTATAAACCAACGGTAGTAGTGATTCAATTATGCTGCTCATAACACATCTAACCATATTCCTTTAATCTTATTGTTTCTAAGTATCTTCTGGCATAAACCTCTTCATATTTTCTAAAAAGTTTTTCTACTTCTCTCACAGTTTTTTCAAGACTTTCAGCAACACCAATCAAAACTATGTAATCACCTGTACTAAGAATAGAGTTTTCAGATACTTTATTTCCAAAGCGATTGAAACAATACAAAGTTACGTCAGATCCATACTCCTTAACCTTTTCCAATATTTCACTAATTGGTATATTGAATAAGGCTCTTCGAAGAACTCTATATACAGCTATTTCCAATTTCGGCAAAGCCGAGAAAGGTGCTGAAACAACCCAAGTATCTGGATGTATAAGAGCGTGGATATTGCTATACAAAAACTCATCAGCATTTATTATGTAGGTTGCACCTTCACTTATAAAGATTTCTCTATTGTTAGAGTTGTGAAGTATGGTAACTATTATTGGGATTGAATATTGCTTAACAGCTTTTATAATAGATACATTCTTAGAGTCCTCATCCATAGCCAATATAGCTATGTCATATTCTCGCAGCTCTTGCATTGCTGCTAATTGCTCCACATTGTTAAATTGTTTGAATTCATATCCATAGTACTTGCTTAGAACCTCCACCTCTTCATCATCACTAACAACTGTTACCTTTGGTTTTGGTTTAAGCATGTAGACAACACTTAGAATGGGCCTCACATACTTTTTGCTTAAAGCTATAAACACCTTCATTTACAGCAAACCCTCTATCAACTTCTTACCAAGTTTTTCTTCAATAATCCTTTGTCTAATCGCTAAATTTACAATAGATTTTGCAAGAGACTTTATAAAGATATCCTCTACACCATTGAATAATTCAGGAATAGTATCTACACATTCACTATGCTCTATCCTTACACTGGATTTATCTATAAATAAGGTGTTGAGTAAAGCCAAATGCTCATAGCTCCACAAAGTATATTCATCAAGATCAAAATATTTTCTCAAACCAATAACTAGTGAATATGATGGAAAATTAACATTGTTAATCCCCAGAACGTCTTTTAATATGGGAGCAACTACTCTATTGTATGATTTTTCAAAGTTGCTAGATGTGAATGGAATTGATAAAAACATTTTATATTTACCTAATTCTATATCTTCTATAGCATTTTTCACGAGAGATTTTTCAATGCATTTAGAATCTGCATTTACAAACACCAAAACCGGTTCATGTACTAAACTCACTGATCTTTTCATGGCATATCCTCTTATTAGAGGCGGATCTATATAAAATATGGGTATTTTCCAAATAACTCTACTAATAGAAACACCATAAAATATAAGATATTTTTCTGTAAAAATATCTTCTTTAAGTAAACTCTTCAACTTCTTAATGTGGCCAAGAGTAAGCCCAATCAAGGCTACATGTCGAGTTTCATTTTTTAAGCTTCTCAGCATTAATACACACAAAGTAAGTTTTGTAAGAAAGGTTTTTGAATTTTCATAACAGTTTTGAAGTACCTCATCCTGGGTTGTATATGAGCTATATTGTAATTACGGAAAAGGATTTGGAGGCACTTGTCAAAGCTGTAAAACTTGGTGAAGAAATTAAGCCAAGTCAGCAAGCAAAAAGAGATGTTTTTAAAGAGTATGGTATAACAGGAACTTTTAAGGATAGAATATTGACTGCAATATACTATGATATTTGGAAAAGAGTGGGAATAATAGATAGAATAGCGTCTGAAATAACAAATGTTTCTAATGTAGCCATTTTGGATCCGTGGCTCAGAGCCTCATTAAGAGTTGCAATAGAGATTTTGGTTTTTGAAAGGTTTATTAAGGAAAGTAGATATAGAGATGCCAAGAATTTATTCATAACATATTTTAAAAGAAGAATAGCAAAAATGCTTTCAGACCATACGCATTCATATGTAGGGGCGTATTTCTGGGATATAATAGATAAAATAGCTTCATATAAATGGGAGCCGAGAAATGTTATGGAGAAGTGGGAGTATAAATACATGGTTTCACAAACAATAATCAATAAGTTATTGAATCTTGTAGGAAAGGAGGAAACCATAAAAATTCTCAAAGAATTCAACAAGGTATATCCTATTAGCATTAGAGTAAATACTTTAAAGAGCTCAGTGGAAGAAGTTGTAGAGGAATTAAAAAAGAGTGGCATTGAACCACAAAGAAGTGAATATGTTTCAACTGTTCTCAAATTCAAAGGTCCTTATAACTTTGATAAGTCCAATCTATTCAAGGAGGGTAAGATAGTAATTCAAGAAGAGGCCTCAGCTCTAGCCTCAATAATTCTCAACCCAAAACCTGGTGAAGTAGTTGTTGATATGTGTGCAGCACCAGGGGGTAAGACACAACATATTGGCGAGTTAATGAAAAACAATGGCATTATATATGCTTTTGACATAGACGAGCTAAGAATAAAAAGAATGAAAGAGCTTTTAAAGAGAACAGGTATTGAAATTGTAAAGATTTTCAAGGAAGATGCTAGAAATGCGCCAAAAATACTTGGTGTTGAAGTTGCAGATAAAATCTTGCTTGATGCTCCATGCTCATCCAGTGGAACTATTATGAAGAATCCGGAGTTAAGATGGAGAATAACTGAAGAGAGAATAAATGAGCTAACAAAACTTCAAATGGAGCTTCTAGAAACAGCAATAAAACTTGCTAAAAAAGGTGGTAGAATACTATACACAACATGCTCCTTATTCAGAGAGGAGAACGAGGATATTATACAAAAGATTCTTAATAAGCATCATAACAAGGTAAGACTTGTACCATTAAATGGGCCCTTCGATCAAGGATTTCTTCCAGGTACCATGAGAGCTTGGCCACATAAACATAAAACCTATGGATTCTTTTACGCGCTTTTAGAGGTTTTTTGAGAATTAATTGAATTTGCATTTATTTTACTTACCCATGTTGTATTCTTTATGTATTAAAGACATCTCCTTAACAAAATTTATAAACGTATTTAACTTATTTAGCTATACAAAAATTATTTTGTCTAAGAGGAATGGTATCATGACCAAGTTCAGTAGATTGAGTATACCAAAGGATGAGGAAGATGTTAAGAGAATAGCTGATGAAATAATGAAAGAAGAGGCAGGAAATGAAGCTGTTGCAGAGGAGGCTCATGAGCATAGACATGCAGCTCCAAACTTAGATATGATTTCTCATGAATTAGCACATATTCAAGAGCTTCTCATTCACATTATTCAGAGTATTAGAGAATTAAGGGATTCTGTTGATGGATTAGCAGCTGTAGTTAGGAAAAGCTTAAGAACACTAAGCTTAATTCAATTCATTAACACTACTAATGATAATGAGCTACGTGCAAAGCTACTAGAGCAAGTGTTGAGGGATATTGGTATAGAAACAAGGAAATGAATAATGATTTAAATGT
This genomic stretch from Ignisphaera cupida harbors:
- a CDS encoding MFS transporter, which codes for MEKEWIKYYNIWVIHSILYSFSTTISITYYQAYAIKILGFDVNRLGNLTLLNLLMISLGNMLGSFIVNRYRSQRVLIWKTCATVNLIFWALTGFSDAINKNIIYLFVSVAQFSGAVGGLAYVDTIGDIIPVQESVKVFGRVNFYTLTSSVLALVISLALFNSIEMFYAYRVVYITSFTTAIASASALFLMRDLNRRENKTIDLFTLFEEFKALLNHKAIKSYILFMSLFTFFVNIPGALWNFYIIKIFNGNENWISLNTIASTLANAVGNYILVKISHRISRRNTMVYSIVPISLVPALFLVSSTMESQILLNIFSGASWSAFNLVTGIYNIYLGGEKRIYMVSLLGVLTNIFAGIATRLGATVASLNILLMNAVFIASFVGRLIMFFYARRNIEDI
- a CDS encoding mechanosensitive ion channel family protein, encoding MSSIIESLLPLVYRIIAAAIVIIVVWAITRLLTKILQLFFKTVEAEYIVRISELFKLLLYFVAAIIAANIIAPEIQVFSVLLLVIGLAVVFMFYDVLRNIGAELYVRYRNIVRRGDWIEIEGLNIHVLDFDSLGLWGETPRSEKVFVPYVKVLNSIITNRLTLLGLVTRVQVLVPTTYNVDNAKNAIAQAVKSIEEELATEPEIMYSGSSGDASTFIVELRVVNYRKLGKIIETLEKEIRNLIPEAKIKT
- a CDS encoding NAD-binding protein — protein: MKVFIALSKKYVRPILSVVYMLKPKPKVTVVSDDEEVEVLSKYYGYEFKQFNNVEQLAAMQELREYDIAILAMDEDSKNVSIIKAVKQYSIPIIVTILHNSNNREIFISEGATYIINADEFLYSNIHALIHPDTWVVSAPFSALPKLEIAVYRVLRRALFNIPISEILEKVKEYGSDVTLYCFNRFGNKVSENSILSTGDYIVLIGVAESLEKTVREVEKLFRKYEEVYARRYLETIRLKEYG
- a CDS encoding RsmB/NOP family class I SAM-dependent RNA methyltransferase — encoded protein: MSYIVITEKDLEALVKAVKLGEEIKPSQQAKRDVFKEYGITGTFKDRILTAIYYDIWKRVGIIDRIASEITNVSNVAILDPWLRASLRVAIEILVFERFIKESRYRDAKNLFITYFKRRIAKMLSDHTHSYVGAYFWDIIDKIASYKWEPRNVMEKWEYKYMVSQTIINKLLNLVGKEETIKILKEFNKVYPISIRVNTLKSSVEEVVEELKKSGIEPQRSEYVSTVLKFKGPYNFDKSNLFKEGKIVIQEEASALASIILNPKPGEVVVDMCAAPGGKTQHIGELMKNNGIIYAFDIDELRIKRMKELLKRTGIEIVKIFKEDARNAPKILGVEVADKILLDAPCSSSGTIMKNPELRWRITEERINELTKLQMELLETAIKLAKKGGRILYTTCSLFREENEDIIQKILNKHHNKVRLVPLNGPFDQGFLPGTMRAWPHKHKTYGFFYALLEVF